Proteins found in one Pontibacter sp. SGAir0037 genomic segment:
- a CDS encoding prephenate dehydrogenase: protein MIISVIGLGLLGGSLALGIKAKRAGIQIIGVDNNAVNAEKALSLGIADKILPLGEAVKAADLVVLAIPVNAIAALVAPVLDLIPPHATLLDLGSTKEQICKEADKHPNRAQFVATHPIAGTEYSGPEAAFAALLEHKTMIICDREKSSATSLRVVEEICHLLDMPLRYMDAISHDLHLAYVSHLSHISSFALGITVLDKERDEKNIFDMAGSGFSSTVRLAKSSPQMWGPIFTQNKKNVSEALGSYIKQLQAFKDIIDAEDEEQSKQLMLKANDIRRILG from the coding sequence ATGATCATAAGTGTTATAGGGCTTGGCCTCTTGGGCGGCTCTTTAGCTTTAGGAATTAAAGCGAAGCGGGCAGGGATACAGATAATCGGGGTAGATAATAATGCTGTAAATGCAGAAAAAGCACTGTCGCTTGGCATAGCTGATAAAATACTGCCCTTAGGAGAAGCGGTTAAAGCCGCCGACCTGGTGGTGTTGGCCATACCTGTAAATGCTATTGCAGCGCTGGTTGCCCCGGTGCTGGACCTGATACCGCCACATGCTACCCTCCTGGATTTAGGTTCTACGAAAGAGCAGATTTGCAAAGAGGCTGATAAACATCCGAACAGAGCACAGTTTGTAGCCACTCACCCGATTGCTGGAACAGAGTATTCTGGTCCCGAAGCTGCCTTTGCCGCGTTACTGGAACATAAAACCATGATTATCTGCGACAGGGAGAAAAGCAGCGCTACCTCTCTGCGAGTGGTAGAAGAAATCTGCCATTTGCTGGATATGCCTCTGCGTTACATGGATGCCATCTCACACGATCTGCACCTGGCCTATGTGTCGCATCTGAGCCACATCAGCTCCTTTGCCTTAGGCATCACGGTACTGGATAAAGAGCGTGACGAAAAAAATATCTTCGATATGGCAGGTAGTGGTTTCTCTTCTACTGTGCGTTTGGCTAAAAGTTCTCCGCAAATGTGGGGGCCAATCTTTACTCAAAATAAAAAGAATGTTTCTGAAGCATTGGGCAGTTATATCAAGCAGCTTCAGGCATTTAAAGATATCATAGATGCTGAAGATGAAGAGCAAAGCAAGCAGCTCATGCTCAAAGCCAACGACATTCGCAGGATAC
- a CDS encoding family 20 glycosylhydrolase, whose protein sequence is MKGTLLALLLVLCTFSLSAQNAPAYNPEHLKITWEVLQSGYENKLQFQSAFTFTNTGKTALPASGWKLYFNFHRRIDPKTIQDPFTIRHINGDLYQLSPAEGFKGLAPGASQLLKFVSSYVIVNMTDAPSGFYLVWNQAPEKGHSITQVDIKPAPAPDRSSGITLITPSDVYNQNKNIQHIPVDQLTKIFPTPARYQETKGSFTLTENTSIVSDAAFSKEANLLAESLAAFFNKKPAIATSGKGKVIRLQKKNGLEAEAYELQVTPQEITIAASTPAGIFYGCQSLKTMLPPAVPGNSSKAVAIQAVEVSDAPRFGHRAFMLDVARNFQQKEQVLKLLDVMALYKLNVLHFHLIDDEGWRLEIPSLPELTQVGARRGHTLDGTDHLQVSLGSGPDPSKAPGSGYYSREDFVQIIRYANDRHIRVIPEIETPGHARASIKAMDARYERLMAAGKAEEAKQYLLRDLQDKSTYRSVQNWNDNVIDVALPSTYAFMETVVDNIVAMYKEAGAPLNTIHFGGDEVPAGVWEKSPAVQSLIKSNTAVKNTDDLWYYYFGKLNSMLKSRGLSLYGWEEIGLRKTKVNGKTTYVPNPDFVKENFQVDVWNNLAGAEDLAYKLANAGYKVVLSNVTNMYFDLAYTKEYEEPGLYWGGFVDIDKPFYFIPFNYYKNAKEDNLGRPINPAVFKGKEQLSEKGKLNIVGLQAALWSEMVTTPKRMEYMLLPKLLGLAERAWATDPAWATEADTKKSEELYRQAWSQFTNIVGKRELPRLDHYAGGFNYRIPAPGAIVQNGAVTANLQLPGFTIRYTTDGSEPTAQSKVYTSPIAEKGTIKMKAFNSLGRGSRTVTVQHK, encoded by the coding sequence ATGAAAGGAACCCTGCTTGCCCTGCTGCTGGTGCTTTGTACTTTTTCTTTATCTGCCCAAAATGCTCCTGCCTACAACCCCGAACATCTTAAAATTACGTGGGAGGTGTTGCAGAGCGGCTACGAAAACAAACTGCAGTTTCAATCGGCTTTCACTTTTACCAATACCGGTAAAACAGCTTTGCCTGCATCGGGCTGGAAACTCTACTTTAACTTCCACAGAAGAATAGATCCTAAAACCATACAAGATCCTTTTACGATCCGACACATCAACGGCGACCTGTACCAACTCAGTCCGGCCGAAGGCTTTAAGGGACTGGCTCCCGGTGCTTCACAGCTATTGAAATTTGTATCAAGTTATGTTATCGTGAACATGACGGATGCACCGTCAGGGTTCTACCTGGTGTGGAACCAGGCTCCGGAGAAAGGGCACTCCATCACACAGGTTGACATAAAACCGGCACCAGCTCCTGACCGGAGCTCAGGCATTACCCTGATCACCCCTTCAGATGTTTACAACCAGAACAAGAACATCCAGCATATACCAGTAGACCAACTGACCAAAATATTTCCTACTCCTGCCAGATACCAGGAAACAAAAGGCTCTTTTACGCTGACAGAAAACACCTCGATAGTTTCCGATGCTGCTTTTAGCAAAGAAGCAAACCTGCTGGCAGAAAGCCTGGCAGCTTTTTTTAACAAAAAACCAGCTATAGCTACTTCGGGCAAGGGCAAAGTAATCAGGCTGCAAAAGAAAAACGGACTGGAAGCCGAAGCTTACGAACTACAGGTAACGCCACAGGAAATAACTATTGCCGCCTCTACGCCTGCAGGCATATTTTATGGTTGCCAGTCGCTGAAAACTATGCTGCCACCTGCTGTACCAGGCAATAGTTCCAAAGCAGTAGCTATTCAGGCAGTGGAAGTTTCGGATGCTCCACGCTTCGGGCACAGGGCTTTTATGTTGGATGTCGCTCGTAATTTTCAGCAAAAAGAGCAGGTCCTGAAGCTGCTTGACGTGATGGCATTGTATAAATTGAATGTGCTTCACTTTCACCTGATAGATGACGAAGGCTGGCGACTGGAAATTCCGTCTCTTCCGGAATTAACGCAGGTGGGTGCGCGCCGCGGACATACCCTGGATGGCACAGATCATCTACAGGTTTCACTAGGTTCCGGACCCGATCCTTCTAAAGCGCCAGGCAGTGGCTATTACTCCCGCGAAGATTTTGTTCAGATAATTCGCTACGCCAACGACAGGCATATCCGGGTGATACCGGAGATAGAAACACCCGGACATGCCCGAGCTTCCATCAAAGCCATGGATGCACGCTACGAACGCCTGATGGCAGCAGGAAAAGCAGAAGAGGCGAAGCAATATCTTTTGCGTGACCTTCAGGATAAATCGACTTACCGTTCTGTACAAAACTGGAACGACAATGTGATAGATGTGGCGCTTCCTTCTACCTATGCTTTTATGGAAACAGTAGTGGACAATATAGTAGCCATGTACAAGGAAGCAGGTGCACCACTAAACACAATTCATTTTGGTGGCGATGAGGTACCTGCCGGTGTCTGGGAAAAATCCCCTGCGGTACAATCTCTTATCAAATCGAATACGGCTGTAAAAAATACCGATGACCTTTGGTACTACTATTTCGGCAAATTGAACAGCATGCTCAAAAGCCGGGGTTTGAGTTTGTACGGCTGGGAAGAAATCGGCCTGCGTAAGACAAAGGTAAACGGTAAAACCACCTATGTTCCGAATCCTGATTTTGTTAAAGAGAATTTCCAGGTAGATGTCTGGAACAACCTGGCAGGTGCTGAAGACCTGGCCTATAAACTGGCGAATGCCGGCTACAAAGTAGTTTTATCAAATGTAACCAACATGTACTTCGACCTGGCTTATACTAAAGAGTACGAGGAGCCGGGGCTGTATTGGGGAGGCTTTGTTGACATAGACAAGCCGTTCTATTTTATTCCGTTCAACTACTATAAAAATGCAAAAGAAGACAACCTGGGCCGACCAATCAATCCAGCTGTATTCAAGGGGAAGGAGCAGCTAAGTGAAAAAGGCAAACTAAATATTGTAGGGCTGCAGGCTGCGCTATGGTCGGAGATGGTAACAACTCCAAAACGAATGGAATATATGCTCCTGCCAAAGCTGCTGGGTTTAGCAGAGAGGGCCTGGGCAACAGATCCTGCCTGGGCAACGGAGGCTGATACTAAGAAAAGCGAGGAGCTTTACCGGCAGGCCTGGTCGCAGTTCACAAATATTGTTGGGAAAAGAGAGCTGCCACGTTTAGACCACTATGCCGGTGGCTTTAACTATCGTATACCTGCTCCAGGCGCAATTGTACAGAACGGTGCCGTTACAGCAAATCTGCAACTACCGGGTTTTACCATCCGCTATACCACCGACGGCTCAGAGCCAACTGCGCAAAGCAAGGTGTATACCAGCCCGATAGCTGAGAAAGGAACGATCAAAATGAAAGCCTTTAACAGCCTTGGCCGGGGTAGCCGAACGGTTACAGTGCAGCATAAATAA